TCTAAAACCTAAAACGGTTTTATCCTTTTCGTCAGGGAATTCCTTTTCTAAAAAACTTCCTATTTGTTTACTATGTAATTCTAAAGGGTATGCAATATCGTGCAATGACGCCGTCATCCCCCATTCGAACAAGAAGTACTCTTTGTCGTCCCAACAATTCTCCCTTATAATACCGGATACACTAATTAAATAATGGCCTAATAAATATACGTATAAAGAATGTACTAAATGGTCCCGGTTATCTTCGTCAAATATTAAAGCGGCAACTTCGGTCGTTTTTAATCTTTCTAAATAAGGTACGAAAGCATCTTGTCTTTCCCAAATCGTCCAAAGCTCTTTTATAGCTTGAACCGCAGTTTCTTTACGCTCTATCCTATTTTTCGTAGTTAAAAACGTCCCGACATTTTCTAAAAAAAGTCTATTTAAAGGGCGCTCGATTTCCTCGCTTAGATGTGGCGAATTAATAAGCGTAGTTAGTAATAATTCGTTAAAACTCTCCGCCATATAACTCCGCCCTCTTAGGTTTGGTCTTATCTAGGGAGTCCGCTATACCCTCGTATAATTCCCCGCGGTCGGCCTCCGAGTATACGGCGACGGCGCGCACGCCCAGCTCGCGGCAGGCCCGGATGACGCGGCAGGCTATCTCGCCGCGGTTCGCGATGAGGAGACGGTTGAACATAATAAAACGACTATATTAAACTCGGAAAGTAAACAACGATACGATTTATTGGGAAGGACGCGGATATTTCTTTATTAATTCTAATATATCTTTAGCTGTTCGGGTATTTTCCTCTATATCGATAGATACTTCGATACTCTCGGCGAGAGCAAAACATATTAAAGCCCAAAACCCGCCTCCTATCAACGAAACGATACTCGTTAGCAATAAAGTTAGTAATAAAGAACCGCTATTATATTTAACAGCCAAAATTAAACTAATGAAAAAGGAAATGCAGGCTAATAAGATTATAATCCAACCCAAAAAGCGAAAAACAGTAGTTATTGTCTTTAACGCGGGATATCTAATATAAGTTCGAAACGGTTTATAGTCGGCAACGGTTTTCGGAACATAATCAGACGGCGTTTTTACTACGGTGCCGCATTTCTGGCATTCGTAACTCTTACCGGGTTTAGGTACCATAGTTACTACCGAACCGCATTTGGAACAATATATAAAACTCATTCGCTACCTCCGTCCGCGTCCGAGTATACGGCGACGGCGCGCACGCCCAGCTCGCGGCAGGCCCGGATGACGCGGCAGGCTATCTCGCCGCGGTTCGCGATGAGGATTTTTTCGAACATTTATTCCGCCCAGCCGGGCTTGCGCTTCTCGAGGAAGGCCGCCATGCCCTCCTGGCCCTCCGCGTTACCTTTTCGTTTTCTTTCCGCCTTCTCGTTCAACATCCTTGCCGGCTTCCATCAACTTCTCCACAGCGGCGATGAACTTGGCCGCGGCGTTCATTTCGCGCCGGGCGTCGTCCGCCGCAACCTCGATATAATCGTCGTAATCGGCCGCTTCGCGAATTCCCTTCGCCCTCTTAGCTAACTCGGCCAGTTCCCTCGGGAATAAACCCGTCTTAACGTAATGTTTCTGGAACAAAAGGAATGCAGCCTGGTGAGTCTTACTATCAATCCGTTTCAAAGCGAGAAGGGCACGTAAGGCTGTAAAAATCGCGTAATAAGCTCTATTAATCGCGCCGGGGTAACCGCGGGTCTTTAATGAATTGCGGGCTTCGGCCAAACGCGCTTTAGCGGATTCGAGTCGCCACCGAGCTAAACTTATTGCTTCATCGCTCACAGCGCGACCCCCTCCGCCTCCACCGTTTTTATAAACGGCGAACCTAACCGCTTACTCCGTTCGTAACGGCGCCGGAAATAGACGATAGGCGAAAGGGGTGTATTCGTCGCTAACTC
This genomic interval from bacterium contains the following:
- a CDS encoding HEPN domain-containing protein: MSDEAISLARWRLESAKARLAEARNSLKTRGYPGAINRAYYAIFTALRALLALKRIDSKTHQAAFLLFQKHYVKTGLFPRELAELAKRAKGIREAADYDDYIEVAADDARREMNAAAKFIAAVEKLMEAGKDVEREGGKKTKR